One genomic window of Bos taurus isolate L1 Dominette 01449 registration number 42190680 breed Hereford chromosome Y, ARS-UCD2.0, whole genome shotgun sequence includes the following:
- the LOC132344525 gene encoding melanoma antigen preferentially expressed in tumors-like isoform X3 gives MGVWAPPHRLLELAGQSLLQNEALAVAALEELPVELFPPLFTAAFAGRHTHAVKAMVQAWPFACLPLGALMKDHEPHLETFQAALDGLDLLLAEEVRPRRWKLQVLDLRRNAHQDFWTLWCGIKASVCSLLEPEPAQPMQKARRVEAQVGLKPARAPVEVLVDLCLKEDTLDETLSYLLKKAKQRKSLLHLRCQKLRIFTVPVQSIRRILKLVQLDSIQDLEVNCTWKLATLGRFLPHLGRMGNLRRLLLSRVRLLPHTAPAREAHCVRQLTAQFLNLPHLQELSLDSISFLEGRLHQVLRCLKTPLETLCISNCLISESDLTYLSQCPSVSLLKDLGLSGVNLTSLSLEPLQVLIERTSATLQDLDLDECGIMDSQFSALLPSLSRCSQLTTFRFCGNPISMSVLESLLQHTVGLSKLSLVLYPAPLESYEDVRGTLHPGLLAQLHARLRQLVRTSGRASTVWFSSNTCPHCGDEIFYGIWPILCPCYMPA, from the exons ATGGGCGTCTGGGCGCCCCCCcaccgactcctggagctggCCGGCCAGAGCCTGCTGCAGAACGAGGCCTTGGCCGTCGCGGCCCTGGAGGAGCTGCCCGTGGAGCTCTTCCCTCCGCTGTTTACGGCGGCCTTTGCCGGGAGGCACACCCATGCCGTGAAGGCGATGGTGCAGGCCTGGCCCTTTGCCTGCCTCCCTCTGGGCGCCCTGATGAAGGACCACGAGCCTCATCTGGAGACCTTCCAGGCTGCACTCGACGGCCTGGACCTCCTGCTTGCTGAGGAGGTCCGCCCCAG GCGGTGGAAGCTGCAGGTGCTGGACTTGCGCCGCAACGCCCACCAGGACTTCTGGACCCTGTGGTGTGGCATCAAGGCCAGCGTGTGCTCGCTGCTGGAGCCCGAGCCGGCCCAGCCCATGCAGAAGGCGCGCAGGGTGGAGGCGCAGGTGGGGCTGAAGCCGGCGCGGGCCCCTGTGGAGGTGCTGGTCGACCTGTGCCTCAAGGAGGACACGCTGGACGAGACCCTCAGCTACCTGTTGAAGAAGGCCAAGCAGAGGAAGAGCCTGCTGCACCTGCGCTGCCAGAAGCTGAGAATCTTCACCGTCCCCGTGCAGAGCATCAGGAGGATCCTGAAGCTGGTGCAGCTGGACTCCATCCAGGACCTGGAGGTGAACTGCACCTGGAAGCTGGCCACGCTGGGCAGGTTCCTGCCGCACCTGGGCCGGATGGGCAACCTGCGCCGGCTGCTGCTGTCGCGCGTGCGCCTGTTGCCGCACACCGCCCCCGCCCGGGAGGCGCACTGCGTCCGCCAGCTCACCGCCCAGTTCCTGAACCTGCCCCACCTGCAGGAGCTCTCCCTGGACTCCATCTCCTTCCTCGAGGGCCGCCTGCACCAGGTGCTCAG GTGCCTGAAGACCCCTCTGGAGACCCTGTGCATCAGCAACTGCCTGATTTCGGAGTCAGACCTGACGTACCTGTCGCAGTGCCCAAGCGTCAGCCTCCTGAAGGACCTGGGGCTCAGCGGGGTCAACCTGACCAGCCTCAGCCTGGAGCCCCTGCAGGTCCTGATCGAGAGGACCTCGGCCACCCTGCAGGACCTGGACCTGGACGAGTGCGGCATCATGGACTCCCAGTTCAgcgccctcctgccctccctgagcCGCTGCTCCCAGCTGACCACCTTCCGCTTCTGCGGCAACCCCATCTCCATGTCCGTGCTGGAGAGCCTGCTGCAGCACACCGTGGGGCTGAGCAAGCTGAGTCTGGTGCTGTACCCCGCACCCCTGGAGAGCTATGAGGATGTGCGCGGCACCCTGCACCCGGGCCTCCTGGCTCAGCTGCACGCCCGGCTCAGGCAGCTGGTGCGCACGTCTGGGCGGGCCAGCACGGTCTGGTTCAGCTCCAACACCTGTCCCCACTGCGGTGACGAGATCTTCTACGGCATCTGGCCCATCCTGTGCCCCTGCTACATGCCCGCCTAG
- the LOC132344525 gene encoding melanoma antigen preferentially expressed in tumors-like isoform X1, translating into MMCKRRCDTRESYSVSFSSGATPPSAQSCLNVNIWVILMWPKLPQRTYLQDWFRSRCFRMGVWAPPHRLLELAGQSLLQNEALAVAALEELPVELFPPLFTAAFAGRHTHAVKAMVQAWPFACLPLGALMKDHEPHLETFQAALDGLDLLLAEEVRPRRWKLQVLDLRRNAHQDFWTLWCGIKASVCSLLEPEPAQPMQKARRVEAQVGLKPARAPVEVLVDLCLKEDTLDETLSYLLKKAKQRKSLLHLRCQKLRIFTVPVQSIRRILKLVQLDSIQDLEVNCTWKLATLGRFLPHLGRMGNLRRLLLSRVRLLPHTAPAREAHCVRQLTAQFLNLPHLQELSLDSISFLEGRLHQVLRCLKTPLETLCISNCLISESDLTYLSQCPSVSLLKDLGLSGVNLTSLSLEPLQVLIERTSATLQDLDLDECGIMDSQFSALLPSLSRCSQLTTFRFCGNPISMSVLESLLQHTVGLSKLSLVLYPAPLESYEDVRGTLHPGLLAQLHARLRQLVRTSGRASTVWFSSNTCPHCGDEIFYGIWPILCPCYMPA; encoded by the exons ATGATGTGTAAGCGACGGTGTGACACTCGGGAGTCttactctgtctctttttcttctggggcGACACCACCGTCCGCACAAAGCTGTCTGAACGTGAACATTTGGGTGATTTTGATGTGGCCCAAACTCCCCCAACGAACGTACCTTCAG GACTGGTTCCGGAGTAGGTGCTTCAGGATGGGCGTCTGGGCGCCCCCCcaccgactcctggagctggCCGGCCAGAGCCTGCTGCAGAACGAGGCCTTGGCCGTCGCGGCCCTGGAGGAGCTGCCCGTGGAGCTCTTCCCTCCGCTGTTTACGGCGGCCTTTGCCGGGAGGCACACCCATGCCGTGAAGGCGATGGTGCAGGCCTGGCCCTTTGCCTGCCTCCCTCTGGGCGCCCTGATGAAGGACCACGAGCCTCATCTGGAGACCTTCCAGGCTGCACTCGACGGCCTGGACCTCCTGCTTGCTGAGGAGGTCCGCCCCAG GCGGTGGAAGCTGCAGGTGCTGGACTTGCGCCGCAACGCCCACCAGGACTTCTGGACCCTGTGGTGTGGCATCAAGGCCAGCGTGTGCTCGCTGCTGGAGCCCGAGCCGGCCCAGCCCATGCAGAAGGCGCGCAGGGTGGAGGCGCAGGTGGGGCTGAAGCCGGCGCGGGCCCCTGTGGAGGTGCTGGTCGACCTGTGCCTCAAGGAGGACACGCTGGACGAGACCCTCAGCTACCTGTTGAAGAAGGCCAAGCAGAGGAAGAGCCTGCTGCACCTGCGCTGCCAGAAGCTGAGAATCTTCACCGTCCCCGTGCAGAGCATCAGGAGGATCCTGAAGCTGGTGCAGCTGGACTCCATCCAGGACCTGGAGGTGAACTGCACCTGGAAGCTGGCCACGCTGGGCAGGTTCCTGCCGCACCTGGGCCGGATGGGCAACCTGCGCCGGCTGCTGCTGTCGCGCGTGCGCCTGTTGCCGCACACCGCCCCCGCCCGGGAGGCGCACTGCGTCCGCCAGCTCACCGCCCAGTTCCTGAACCTGCCCCACCTGCAGGAGCTCTCCCTGGACTCCATCTCCTTCCTCGAGGGCCGCCTGCACCAGGTGCTCAG GTGCCTGAAGACCCCTCTGGAGACCCTGTGCATCAGCAACTGCCTGATTTCGGAGTCAGACCTGACGTACCTGTCGCAGTGCCCAAGCGTCAGCCTCCTGAAGGACCTGGGGCTCAGCGGGGTCAACCTGACCAGCCTCAGCCTGGAGCCCCTGCAGGTCCTGATCGAGAGGACCTCGGCCACCCTGCAGGACCTGGACCTGGACGAGTGCGGCATCATGGACTCCCAGTTCAgcgccctcctgccctccctgagcCGCTGCTCCCAGCTGACCACCTTCCGCTTCTGCGGCAACCCCATCTCCATGTCCGTGCTGGAGAGCCTGCTGCAGCACACCGTGGGGCTGAGCAAGCTGAGTCTGGTGCTGTACCCCGCACCCCTGGAGAGCTATGAGGATGTGCGCGGCACCCTGCACCCGGGCCTCCTGGCTCAGCTGCACGCCCGGCTCAGGCAGCTGGTGCGCACGTCTGGGCGGGCCAGCACGGTCTGGTTCAGCTCCAACACCTGTCCCCACTGCGGTGACGAGATCTTCTACGGCATCTGGCCCATCCTGTGCCCCTGCTACATGCCCGCCTAG
- the LOC132344540 gene encoding LOW QUALITY PROTEIN: heat shock transcription factor, Y-linked-like (The sequence of the model RefSeq protein was modified relative to this genomic sequence to represent the inferred CDS: deleted 1 base in 1 codon): protein MAHIPSEIQDGPPKDESTDSETSIRSSLYDYTLTRDSVLRSMIEEYAFQALSEDLVIKRPCYKYSVSETDEVNNFLSLTFPQKLWNIVGSDQFESIWWDERGTCIVINEELFQKEVLERKAPFRIFETKTMKSLIQQLNLYGFSKKRQTFQRSDSRPVFLEEENNISLLSKLQTYYNPNFKRGHPQLLLRMKRRVGINNVSPISSLVQDNKKHVKASVNKDDCNSEFLPEISRESAFSASTSLSVPFIQKPHTIQTVTNTNALSPCDLPNPSPISVRQTEQIVVDQPAVLKKLGIFNWHSHSSYTQVNGHVEDFATTTASTSQNHIVSPLQSSYSRLMVGSSKFPVRHSDMSSHDSPFLNRQERGNLWFSVPTITYTSASSLSSQLINNHQYVFIS, encoded by the exons atggcacatattccttcagaaattcaagatgggcctcctaaggatgaatcaactgattcagaaacctccattagatcttctttgtatgattatacacttactagggactcggttttgagatctatgattgaagaatatgcttttcaggctttgtctgaggatcttgtgataaaaaggccatgctacaaatactctgtctctgaaacagatgaggtgaataattttctttcactcacatttccacaaaaactttggaatatagttggaagtgatcagtttgaatctatttggtgggatgagagaggcacatgcaTAGTGATCAATGAAGAACTCTTtcagaaagaagtcttggaaagaaaggcacctttcagaatatttgaaaccaagactATGAAAAGTTTAATTcaacagcttaacctttatggatttagtaaaaagcgacaaacttttcaaaggtCTGATTCAcgacctgtctttctggaagaagaaaacaacatctctcttttgagtaag ttacagacctactataatccaaatttcaaaagaggtcatcctcaacttttattaagaatgaaaagaagagttgggattaacaATGTGTCTccaatatcttcattagtgcaagataacaagaagcatgttaaagcaagtgtcaacaaAGATGATTGTAACTCTGAGTTTcttccagaaattagtagagagagcgcgTTTTCAGCCTCCACAAGTTTAAGTGTGCCTTTCAtt caaaagcctcataccatccagactgtcactaatacaaatgccctatctccatgtgacttacctaacccatcaccaatatcagttagacaaacagaacagattgtggtagatcaacctgctgttttaaaaaagttgggcatttttaattggcactcacatagcagctatactcaagtaaatggccatgttgaggactttgctactacaactgcatctacttctcagaaccacattgtatccccattacagagcagttattccagactgatggtgggatcttctaaatttccagtcaggcatagcgatatgtcaaGCCATGACAGTCCTTTTCTTAACCGGCAAGAGAGAGGCAACTTatggttctcagtgccaacaatCACTTacacatctgcctcctctctttcgagtcaactcatcaacaatcatcA GTACGTCttcatttcctga
- the LOC132344525 gene encoding melanoma antigen preferentially expressed in tumors-like isoform X2 has translation MWPKLPQRTYLQDWFRSRCFRMGVWAPPHRLLELAGQSLLQNEALAVAALEELPVELFPPLFTAAFAGRHTHAVKAMVQAWPFACLPLGALMKDHEPHLETFQAALDGLDLLLAEEVRPRRWKLQVLDLRRNAHQDFWTLWCGIKASVCSLLEPEPAQPMQKARRVEAQVGLKPARAPVEVLVDLCLKEDTLDETLSYLLKKAKQRKSLLHLRCQKLRIFTVPVQSIRRILKLVQLDSIQDLEVNCTWKLATLGRFLPHLGRMGNLRRLLLSRVRLLPHTAPAREAHCVRQLTAQFLNLPHLQELSLDSISFLEGRLHQVLRCLKTPLETLCISNCLISESDLTYLSQCPSVSLLKDLGLSGVNLTSLSLEPLQVLIERTSATLQDLDLDECGIMDSQFSALLPSLSRCSQLTTFRFCGNPISMSVLESLLQHTVGLSKLSLVLYPAPLESYEDVRGTLHPGLLAQLHARLRQLVRTSGRASTVWFSSNTCPHCGDEIFYGIWPILCPCYMPA, from the exons ATGTGGCCCAAACTCCCCCAACGAACGTACCTTCAG GACTGGTTCCGGAGTAGGTGCTTCAGGATGGGCGTCTGGGCGCCCCCCcaccgactcctggagctggCCGGCCAGAGCCTGCTGCAGAACGAGGCCTTGGCCGTCGCGGCCCTGGAGGAGCTGCCCGTGGAGCTCTTCCCTCCGCTGTTTACGGCGGCCTTTGCCGGGAGGCACACCCATGCCGTGAAGGCGATGGTGCAGGCCTGGCCCTTTGCCTGCCTCCCTCTGGGCGCCCTGATGAAGGACCACGAGCCTCATCTGGAGACCTTCCAGGCTGCACTCGACGGCCTGGACCTCCTGCTTGCTGAGGAGGTCCGCCCCAG GCGGTGGAAGCTGCAGGTGCTGGACTTGCGCCGCAACGCCCACCAGGACTTCTGGACCCTGTGGTGTGGCATCAAGGCCAGCGTGTGCTCGCTGCTGGAGCCCGAGCCGGCCCAGCCCATGCAGAAGGCGCGCAGGGTGGAGGCGCAGGTGGGGCTGAAGCCGGCGCGGGCCCCTGTGGAGGTGCTGGTCGACCTGTGCCTCAAGGAGGACACGCTGGACGAGACCCTCAGCTACCTGTTGAAGAAGGCCAAGCAGAGGAAGAGCCTGCTGCACCTGCGCTGCCAGAAGCTGAGAATCTTCACCGTCCCCGTGCAGAGCATCAGGAGGATCCTGAAGCTGGTGCAGCTGGACTCCATCCAGGACCTGGAGGTGAACTGCACCTGGAAGCTGGCCACGCTGGGCAGGTTCCTGCCGCACCTGGGCCGGATGGGCAACCTGCGCCGGCTGCTGCTGTCGCGCGTGCGCCTGTTGCCGCACACCGCCCCCGCCCGGGAGGCGCACTGCGTCCGCCAGCTCACCGCCCAGTTCCTGAACCTGCCCCACCTGCAGGAGCTCTCCCTGGACTCCATCTCCTTCCTCGAGGGCCGCCTGCACCAGGTGCTCAG GTGCCTGAAGACCCCTCTGGAGACCCTGTGCATCAGCAACTGCCTGATTTCGGAGTCAGACCTGACGTACCTGTCGCAGTGCCCAAGCGTCAGCCTCCTGAAGGACCTGGGGCTCAGCGGGGTCAACCTGACCAGCCTCAGCCTGGAGCCCCTGCAGGTCCTGATCGAGAGGACCTCGGCCACCCTGCAGGACCTGGACCTGGACGAGTGCGGCATCATGGACTCCCAGTTCAgcgccctcctgccctccctgagcCGCTGCTCCCAGCTGACCACCTTCCGCTTCTGCGGCAACCCCATCTCCATGTCCGTGCTGGAGAGCCTGCTGCAGCACACCGTGGGGCTGAGCAAGCTGAGTCTGGTGCTGTACCCCGCACCCCTGGAGAGCTATGAGGATGTGCGCGGCACCCTGCACCCGGGCCTCCTGGCTCAGCTGCACGCCCGGCTCAGGCAGCTGGTGCGCACGTCTGGGCGGGCCAGCACGGTCTGGTTCAGCTCCAACACCTGTCCCCACTGCGGTGACGAGATCTTCTACGGCATCTGGCCCATCCTGTGCCCCTGCTACATGCCCGCCTAG